Sequence from the Priestia megaterium genome:
TGGAGAACGTTATGCAGAAGCAAGTTTAATATTAATGCTTTTATCGATAACTATTCCATTTAGATTACTTTGCAACAATCTGGGCAGTATCTTAGTAACAGAAAAGCATGTGGTGAAAAAAGCATATTATCAAATGACAGGTGCAATAGTAAGTATTGTTTTAAATGTTGTTTTCATCAACATATGGGGGATTTATGGAGCAGCTTTAGCGACAATTATTACAGAATTTATTGTTATGTTGTTATTTATAATAGGTGTAAATTCTTATGTGCCAGCGATTAAAAATCACAAATGGAAAAATACTAAGAAATTCACCAACCTGTTGCTAGTTACAACATTATTAGTTGTCTATTATTTCTACGTTTTGTCTAATAATGTAACTGCTTTTGAGTTTTTTATACCGATTTTAGTAATTGGTTTAGTTTTAATCTATTCGTTAGTTAAATTAATAAAAAATGATTTAATTGTTTCAGTTAAAAAACTTCTACTTTAAATTTAAAGTAGAAGTTTTATTGTCAAAGAAAAGATTTAGAGAGAAGTGAGACTTATGAAAAAGATTCTTTTCATCACAAACCTCATTCCTTACCCGTTAGATAATGGTGGGAAAATAAAAAGCTACAATACAATCGTAGCTTTATCAAAAATTTACAATATTGATTTACTTTGCTTTGCTAACTCACAGGATGAGTTAAAACATGTAGATGCTTTGAAAGATATTACCGATAACGTGAATGTTGTTGTTAAAACTTTAGTTAGAAGCGCTTCTAAATCAGCTTTCATAAAAGATTATGCAAGCAGTCTTTTTAGCGCGTGGCCTTATAGTATTAATAAATTTTATGATAACCGCTTTAAAGAGCATTTGCTAACTTACATAAAGAAAAACACCTATGATTTTATTTATGTCGATCATTTGCCGATGATGGTATACAACAAACATTTTAATGATATCCCTATATTATTAGATCAGCACAATGTAGAAAGTTTAATCTTTAAGCGTTTTATAGAAACAGAAAGTAGCCGTGTAAAAAAGATTCTAGGGACCTATGAATACGCAAAATTAAAAAAATTCGAAATTCAATCTATGCATGAATCATCTCAGATTATTTGCTTAAGTAAAAACGATCAGCAGGAGTTTCATGAATTTGGAGTTTCAACAGAAAAGCTATCAGTTTTGCCAATTCATATAAAATTAAATAAAAAGTATGAACCTAAAAAGCATGAAGGTGGAAAATTCAAATTATTATTTTTGGGTTCAATGTCATGGTATCCCAATCAAAATGGCTTGAAATGGTTTATGGAAAATGTATGGCCAAAGTTAAATCATTCTGAGTACGAACTTTACATTGTAGGAAGTAAACCACCTGCTTTTATTCAGTCATATCACAATGGAGAAAATGTCTTTGTAACTGGCTATGTGGATGATGTAGATGAATATATCGAGTTATGTGATATCAGCATTGTCCCTCTTTTTGTAGGAAGCGGGCAGCGTGTGAAAATTATTGAATCTTTCGCAAAAGGTATACCTGTAATCTCTACGTCAATTGGTGCTGAGGGACTTATCTGGGAGAATGGAAAAGAAATATTAATAGCAGATGATAGTAATGAGTTTATAAATAAATTAAATACCATAAAGTCTAATCCAAATATGTTAAAAGATTTATCAGTAAATGCCATGAATACATTTGAAACATATTATTCATCTGATAAGTTACCGAGAAAAATAGAGAAAATTATACAAAGAATGGATCTAAAAGGATGAGTGTATTGACAACTAATCAAGTTAAATTATTTGACATTAATTTTGATAATTTAACCATGCTAGAAGCTATTAATAGAATTGAAGACACGGTTGAAATTAATAAAAAAAATAACCAATGTAGTTATGTTGTTACTCCAAATGTTGATCATATTGTAAATACTTATAAAAATGAAAAATTCAAACAGGTGTACGATAATGCAGACTTAATTTTAGTAGATGGGATGCCTATCGTACAAGCATCTAGAGTGCTAAAGTCTGAATTGAAAGAAAAAGTATCCGGCTCAGATCTAACTCCAGAGTTATTTAAATTAGCTCAAAAAAAACAGTATAAAGTTTTTATTTTTGGTTCTAGAGAAGGTGTAGCAGATTTAGCTATACAGAAAATTCAAAAAGATTTCAATTATGATTTTCCAATTAAAGGTTTTTCACCTCCTTTTGGATTCGAAAAAGATCCTATTGTGCTTCAAGAATGTATACAGAAAATCGTAGATTACCAACCTGATATGTTACTAGTATCTTTAGGTTCTCCAAAAGGAGAATTTTTTATTTATAACCATTTATCGGAACTAAAGGTACCTGTTTCTTTACAGATAGGTGCGTCAATTGATTTTATTGCCGGTACAGTAAAAAGAGCACCTGTATGGATGCAAAAGTCCAGTCTAGAATGGTTTTATCGTTTTGTCAAAGAACCTAAACGCATGTTTAGAAGATACTTTATAAATGATAGTTTATTTTTTAAGATTTTTATTCAAGAATATGTTGCGAAGAAAAGAGGGAATTAAATGAAAACGATACTTTTATCAGGTGGTTCAGGAAAAAGACTATGGCCTTTATCAAATGATGCTAGATCTAAACAATTTTTAAAAGTGTTAGAAGATGATAATCAAGAATTACAATCTATGGTACAACGTGTTTGGAAACAATTAGAGAATGTGGAGTTAGCTGATTCGGCAGTATTAGCTACTAGTAAATCACAAGTGGACATGATTCATAGTCAATTAGATAACAAAGCTGATTTAATCGTAGAACCTTGTCGTCGAGATACTTTTCCAGCTATCGCTTTAGCTGCTACATATTTATATAGTGTACAAGACACGGGGCTAGAAGAAGTAGTAGCTGTGTTACCTGTAGATCCTTATGTGGAGAATCGCTTTTTTAACCGTGTAAAAGACTTAGAAAAAGCTGTACATGATAGCGATGCTCAACTTGCATTGATAGGAGTAAAACCGACTTATCCTTCAGCTAAATATGGCTATATTGTACCGGCAAATAACGAAGGTAATAACGAGTATTTGCCAGTAAGTCGTTTTACAGAAAAACCATCCGAAGATAAAGCAGCAACCCTTATCGAGCAAGGTGCACTGTGGAATTGCGGTGTATTTGCTTTTAAATTAGGCTATGTCATTTCAATCTTAGAAGAAAAAGGCTTGCCGATTCAATACGATGAGTTGTTAAAACAGTATGAAGGGCTTCCTAAAATCAGTTTTGACTATGAGGTAGTAGAGAAAGCAGAAAAAATTGTTGTTCTTCCATACGATGGATACTGGAAAGACTTAGGTACTTGGAATACATTAACAGAAGAAATGGCAACAAGCCAAATTGGTAAAGGCGTTATTAGTGAGGACAGTACAAATATTCATTTAATTAATGAATTAGATATTCCAGTTACCGTGTTGGGGGCTTCTAATTTAGTTGTAGCATCTAGTCCAGATGGCATCTTAGTCTCTGATAAAGAAGCTAGTCCAAGAATTAAAGAACTAGTGGGAGAATTTGATAATCGTCCTATGTATGAGGAGCGTCGTTGGGGATGGTATCGGGTATTAGATTATACGAAGTTTGAACAAGGAAAAGAAGTCTTAACAAAGCGCATTGGCGTAGATGCCGGTAAAAACTTAAGTTATCAATTACATGATTATCGTGATGAAGTATGGACTATTATCAAAGGTGAAGGAGAGTTTATCTTAAATGATAAGCTTAGCACTGTGAAACCTGGTGATGTTCTTCGAATTCAATCAGGAGACAAGCATGCTATAAAAGCCAATACTGATTTGGAAATCATTGAAGTTCAAACGGGGTCACAATTAATTGAAGAAGATATTGTCCGCTTATTCATGACTTGGGAGGAAATAACTGAACATGTATTGAGTTTGAAGAAGGCCTAATTATCCTCGAGAAAGAGTAGGTATTGTTAATCCTACTCTTTCTTTGGTTTATCATTTAACTCCAGCATGTTCTATAACTTATAAAGTTAAAAATTCAGTTATGAATTTTAATAAGATTATACATACATTTTAGCAAACAGTATTAGAGGAGATGTGTAAGCATTGAAACAACCATTATTTTTAAAGCCCTTATTTCAAGAAAGGATTTGGGGTGGAACGAAATTAAATGAGCTTTATGGCTATGAAATTCCTTCAAACCAAACAGGTGAATGCTGGGCTATTTCAGCTCATCCAAATGGTGAAAACATTGTTAAGAACGGAGAATTACAGGGGAAAACATTAGGGCGGTTATGGGAAGAAAACCCAGAAATTTTTGGCCGTTTTGAAAGTGACCGGTTTCCACTATTAATTAAAATTTTAGATGCAAATGATGATTTATCAGTACAAGTTCATCCAGACGATGAATATGCAGATGAGTATGAAAATGGTGAGCTAGGTAAAACAGAATGCTGGTACATTATTGATTGTGATGAAGATGCAGAGATGATTTTTGGTCATCATGCAAAATCACAGGAAGAACTGGTTAAATTAATTGAAGAAGGAAACTGGAATAAGCTTTTACAAAGAGTAAAGATTAAACCAGGAGACTTTTTCTATGTTCCAAGTGGTACTATACATGCTTTATGTAAAGGAACATTAGTATTAGAAACTCAACAAAGTTCTGATACCACATATCGCGTATATGATTATGATCGCCCTGGCCAAGATGGGAAATTACGTGAACTTCATCTAAATAAAGCAATTGAAGTGACCACGGTCCCACATGTAGCAGAGAAAGTAGAATCTGCAACTGCAAAAATAAATGGAGGAACAATTACAACATTTGTAGAGGAAGATTATTTTACTGTTTATAAGTGGGATGTTCAAACTTCCTTGGAACTAACGCATGGTGTACATTTTATATTAGCAAGTGTTATTAAGGGAAATGGAATGCTTATTACAGAAGAAGGCGAGTTTCCTTTGAAGAAGGGTGATCATTTTATCTTGCCGAATGCAATAGATACTTTTGCTATTAAAGGAAATGTAGAACTAATTGCTTCACACCCTAACAACAAAGGAGGACATAACTATGACATGGCAAACACAACTAGAGAAATGGCTAACATTTGATCATTTAGACAGTGAATTAAAAGAAGAGCTTTTATTAATGCAAGAAAACCAGAAAGAAGTAGAAGATGCATTCTATAAAAATCTTGAATTTGGAACAGGTGGTATGCGAGGAGAACTAGGACCAGGTACGAATCGTTTAAACTTATATATGATTCGTAAAGCAACAGAGGGATTGGCTAATTATATTGAAGAAAATGGTGAAAAAGCGAAAAAACGAGGTGTAGTTGTTGCTTATGATTCACGCCATAAATCCCCTGAATTTGCCCTAGAGGTTGCAAAAGTACTAGGACAACATGATATTAAGACATATATATTTGAAGAATTGCGACCTACACCTGAGTTATCATTTGCAGTTCGTCATTTAGGTGCATTTGCTGGTATTGTTATTACAGCAAGTCACAATCCACCGGAATATAACGGGTATAAAGTCTATGGAGAAGATGGAGGGCAAATTCCTCCAGAAGTTGCAGATACAATTATTAGTTATGTTAATGCAGTAAAAAACGAATTAACAATTCCAGTAATGGAAGAAAGTCAACTGCTCGAAAAGGAATTGTTAACATATATTGGTGAACAGATAGATTCTGCTTATATTGAACAGTTAAAAACGATTCAACTTAACCGAGAAATGGTTGAAAAGTTAGGAAAGGACTTAAAGATTGTGTTTACGCCATTACATGGCACAGCTAACAAACTAGTTCGTGCAGGATTAGAAGCTTTCGGCTTTAGCAATGTAACAGTTGTTAAAGAGCAAGAACTACCTGATCCAGATTTTTCAACAGTTAAATCACCTAATCCTGAAGAACATGCAGCATTTGAACTGGCGATTAAATATGGTAAAGAAATTGAAGCTGATATTTTAATGGGAACAGATCCAGATGCAGACCGTTTAGGTATTGCTGTGAAAGATAACAATGACAATTATATTGTACTAACAGGAAATCAAATGGGTGCACTTATGCTTCACTATTTACTGTCTCAAAAGAAAGAAAAAGGGATGCTACCTGAAAATGGCGTTGTGGTTAAAACTATAGTTACCTCTGAAATTGGACGTGCAATTGCCGAAAGTTTTGGTCTAAATACAATTGATACGTTAACTGGTTTCAAATTTATTGGTGAAAAAATTAATGAATTTGAACAAACAAAAGAATATACATTTGAATTTGGTTATGAAGAAAGTTATGGGTATTTAATAGGCGAATTTGTACGTGACAAAGATGCAGTTCAGTCAGCAATTTTTGCTGCGGAGGTAGCTGCTTACTATAAAATGCAAGGTAAGTCTTTATACGAAGGCTTGCTAGAAATCTTTGAACAGTATGGCTTTTATAAAGAATCACTTCAATCAATAACTTTAAAAGGAAAAGATGGAGCAGAACAAATAGGCAATATCTTGACGTCATTCCGAACAAACCCGCCACAAGAAGTGGCTAGTGTTAAAGTAGTAGCAATTGAGGATTATCAAATTAGCCAAAAGACAATTTTAGAGACTAATATTACTGAAACAATTCATTTACCAAAATCAAACGTATTAAAGTTCTATCTAGAAAATGGTTCTTGGTTTACAATTCGTCCATCAGGAACAGAGCCTAAAGCTAAATTTTATTTTGCAGTTAAGGGGAATTCTACACAGGATAGTGATAAAGCAATTAATCTATTAGAGTCTTATGTCATGGGAATGGTCGATGATATAGTGGGTTTAAAGAACTAAAAAAGTACTGTTTTAATTTTGAATAGCTTTTTTAGTGTAAAAAGATTCATTTTAACTTTAATATCTTGACGTTTTTTTCTATTTTTATCTAAAATTTATAAAAAATCATAGATGTTGTATAAAAACTCTATTATAATAGAAGCTATGTGAATTTATCTTTTTTATTGGAGGTCATCATGGAAGAAACACTTACTTTAAAGGAGTTGTTTCAGGCTTTAAAAAAGCGTCTTTGGCTTATTGCATTAATTACGGTTATTACTGCAACAGTTAGTGCCGTACTTACTTTTTTCGTTTTAACGCCAATGTACGATGTGAAAACACAATTACTTGTAAATCAAACCAAGTCTGAGCAACAAATCTATAATACTACTGAACTGCAGGCAAACGTCCAATTAATTAATACTTATAATGTAATCATCAAAAGCCCGACTGTTTTGGATAAAGTACGTAAAAACTTAAATCTAGAAAGAAATGCAGATGAGCTCAATAAACAAATTTCAGTGACAAGTGCTGAAGAATCTCAGATTGTTGAAATAGTAGTAGAGGACAAGTCACCAGAAATGGCTGCCAAAATTGCTAATGAAACAGCCAAAGTTTTTAAAGCAGAAGTCTCTAAGGTCATGAACGTAGATAATGTAAATATATTATCTAAAGCTGTAGTAAAAGAAAATATTAATCCGGTGAAACCAATACCAGCTTTAAATATTTTAATTGGTATTGTAATTGGTTTAATTATAAGCATTGCGACTGCATTTGTATTAGAATTCTCTGATAAATCAATTAAAACAGAAGTAGATATTGAGAAGTATTTAGACCTCCCAGTTATGGGTGTTATAGCAAATATTGAGGACATTCCGGTCTCTTCCTCTAGATCATCTCGAGTTTCTAATCAAGCTAGTAGTAGAGTAAGGGGGGAATCAATTGGCTCGTAAAAAGAATCAAGTCAACGATAAAACATTAACAGTAAAGCGCCGATTAGTTGCTCATACTAATCCTAAGTTACCAGTAGCTGAACAATATCGTACAATACGTTCCAACATTCAGTTTTCTAGTCTAGACGAAGACATTCGCTCTTTGGTAATGACGTCTGCTGGTCCAGGAGAAGGGAAATCAACAACCGCTACTAACTTAGCTATTGTATATGCACAGCAAGGTAAGAGAGTCTTGTTGGTTGATGCCGACCTGCGTAAGCCTACAGCGCACTTCTCATTTAGATTAGAGAATCACATTGGGTTTACAAATGTCTTAACTAAAAAAACGAAATTATTAGATGCTGTTCACCAAACTGATATTCCTAACCTATTAGTTTTAACAAGTGGTCCAATTCCTCCAAATCCTTCGGAGCTTTTGGGCTCTAAAAATATGGATGAATTGTTGCAAACAATGTATGACAACTTTGATTTTATCGTATTTGATACGCCACCTACTTTGGCTGTAACGGATGCTCAAGTTTTGTCTAACAAGGCTGAAGCTACAATTTTAGTCGTCAGCAGCGGTGCAACAGATAGAAATGCTGCTCAAAAAGCTAAAGAATTATTAACTAATGCGAAGGCTAAGTTATTAGGTGTTATTTTGAATAACCGCAAAATTGAGTCAGGAGATTATTACTACTATTACGGCAGTAATTGAATTTACAAATAGCGTGGACCTTTACCGGACTTGGTAAAGGTCCACGCTATTTTAAGTTCGTTTAAACTGATAATTATCAGTTTAGTGTTATAAAGTAATAAATTATAATGCAACTATGAATACATGCTAATAATATGTTCATTTATAAGAAAAGCTTCTTATACCACACTAATAATTTAGATATGGTATAAGAAGCTTTTTTAAATTAATTTATCTTAAATTTAAATTCTCTTTTAAAGTTTGTGAAATCTTAGTACGCTCTGCATCCAGTACTTCATAGTAGTAAATACCATTGATTTTTTTACCTGTACCGTTAATTTGGATATGCTCCACATTATTACGGGCTTCTTTATAGTTTGATTGAATTTCTTTCATATCATTAAACGTAAGGTTGGTTTTAACGTTATCCCCAATAGCATCTAGAATTGTACCATAATTCGTCAGAGATTTGATACTTGCTCCTTCGTCAATAACGGCTTGAATGATTTGTTGCTGACGAGATTGGCGACCAAAGTCACCACGTGGATCGTCATAGCGCATGCGAGAGTACTTCAGGGCGTTTTCTCCGTTTAATTCAAGCGTTCCTTTTTCGAAGTGATGGCCTTCATATGTGAAATCTAGCGTATTATTTACCGTGACGCCTCCAACTGCATCCACAATGTCTTTAAAGCTTTCCATATTTACTTGTACATAGTAATCAATTGGCACATCTAAAAAATTTTCAACCGTGTTAATTGACATATCAACGCCGCCATAAGCATACGCGTGATTTATTTTGTCTTGCGTGCCTTTGCCAACAATTTCAGTGCGTGTATCACGAGGGATACTCACCATTTTGACCGACTGTTTGTCTGGGTTTACTGTTAACAGCATGAGTGAGTCTGAGCGCCCTCGATCAGCTCCGCGCTGATCAACACCGAGTAATAGAATTGAAATTGGATCGTGTTTTGCAAGACTTACTTTTTCAGAACGCTTTTCTGATTTTTCTCGGCTTAGTGGATCGTGTGTTCGATTTAGTGTATTTGCTACTGAACTGTAAACTGAATAACCATAAATCCCTACGCCAAGAATAAGAAGTAAAATAATAGCTAAAGCAATTTTAAAGCCTTTTTTCTTTTTGGATTTGCGTTTTCTGCGCTTGCGCTGCAGGTCTTGTTCTGTTTCCATTTTTCTCGTCCTTTACAATTTTTTCGGGTATATAGTTCGTGTCTTTCATTATGTGACAAAGTACACAACCATTCTTATATTCTATCAAAAAATTGTCAGTTTTAATCATTTTTCATAAAAAATAAGTAAAAAATATATTATAATGGAAAGATAAGTGAAAAATAAGAGAGTTAGTTTATGAAAGTAATGGTAAACATTATAGCAATTATTGTGCTTATCGGGACTATTATCGGAGGTAAGTTGTATTGGAATAAACAAACATCTGCTGGAACGTCAACATTAGTAGAAACTGCAGTTGCATCAAACGAAATGGCAAGTAAAACAAAGAATAGAAGTTGGGAAGAGTACACTAAAAATCTTCCAAAATCTGTTGTAGCTAAACTTAAAGAAGCAGAAAAATCAGGAAAACCTATGAATTTATTAATTGTGGGTTCACAGGCAACATCAACAGATTCAACAGGATGGCCTGCTATGCTCAAAGAAACATTAAAAAATACATATGGTTCACTTATTAATGTGAAAGTATTAGAATATAAAGATACTACAACATTAGATTTTGTTCGAAATAAAGAATATGAAGATATTATAAAAGAGAAACCAGATGTATTATTATGTGAGCCATTTCTGTTAAATGACAATGGTATAGTAGGTATTACAAATACGCTCGATAACTTAAATGTTATTATGTCTCACCTGACAAATTCCAATTCAAATCTTGTGACGATTCTTCAGCCTTCACAGCCGATATATAATGCCAGTAATTATCCAAAAGAAGCAGATGCCTTAAAAGATTTTGCCGAAGAGAAGGGCTATGAGTACTTAAACCACTGGAGTGCGTGGCCTGATTACAGGTCAGACAAAATACTAGATTATTTGATTCAAAAACAGCATGTTCCAGCTAAAAAAGGTAATAAAGCATGGGCTAGCTATTTAAAAGAATATTTTACAGCTTCTTAAACCTGTCGAACGACAGGTTTTTTTATTGTATATAAGGGAGTAAAAGGTAAAGTGCATAACTAATATATATAGTTTGTAAATAAATTACGTGTAAAAATCATGTGATAATAATTGGAATTTATTGAAAATCATTGAAGAAAGTATTAAGATAATACATATTAATCCTTAGCATAGTTACTAAAGGAGGAATCGCTGTGGTAGATTTGTATACTCATATCTTGCCTAACGTAGAAAAAGGTCCGCGTGATGTGAATGCTTTTTTAACAATGGCAAAGTCTTTAGTTGATCAAGGTGTAAAGAATGTGGTGGCTTCCCCCACTTATAACGGACAAGATTTAGAGAAGCAAAATATTATGCTATACGTTGAGGCGGCAAATAAACACTTGCGGCATGCTTTTATTCCTCTCACTATTCTTCCTGGATAGAAGATAACGATTCATTATTGTCTTATTCAAGCATTTGAACAGAATGTACATCTTCCGATTAACCACTCTACAAAATATATGTTTTTACAGCTTCCAAATGAAAACACCAACGTTTTAAATGAACAAATTCTCTATGAGCTTCAGTTAAAAGGTATTGTTCCCATTATTAATGAGCCAGAACGCCATCCAACATTTCTTGAGGATTCTGATCTGCTTTATGAAATCGTAAAAAGAGGTGCTATTGTTCAGCTATCATCAGATAGTATAGTTGGTGAAAATGGTCGAAAAGAGAAGAAAGCCGCTTTAACTTTTATTGATAAAGGCTTGGCACATATAATTGCTTCAGGCGTATGTGCGGATACTTATGAGAGCTATACTTTACCTAAAGCCTACGATATGGTATCCAGACAGTTTGGAACACAGGTACTTTATAAGTTCATGGAGAATGCAGATTATATAGTCGAGGGTAAGGCTATCTTTAAAGAACAACCAGAGCGGGTAAAGAAAGGGAAATTTCTAGGTATATTTTGATTTACAAAAGCCTATTTGTTATAAACAGGCTTTTTGTTATGGTCCTAAAGGTTATTATTTAGGTAAGACAAGTGTGCTAAAATAATGAATATAATGTTAGAATTTCCAGATAATTATCTGAAAATAAGGAGAAGATTTTGTGATAGATATTTATACCCACATGTTACCGGGAGCGGCAAGCAGCAAGCAACAGTTTTTAGATGCCGCTAAATATTTAGTTAGTCAAGGTGTAAAGGAGTATCGACAACTTTAGATAAGGAAACGAATACTTCTCTTTCTCTCTATGTAAAAGAAGCAAACCAAACATTAAAAGATAACAATATCCCTCTTACGATTGTTGAAGGAACGGAAGTGGTGGCGAACCGTACGTTTGCAGAATCTTATCAACGCCGTGATGCTATGCTTGCTTCAAATGAAAAATATATCGTGTTAACCATTCCTAAACAGGAAGAGGCGGATTATCTTAAACAGCTGGTATATGAAATTTAGCTAAATAAAATTGTCCCGATTATTAGTGAACCTGAATGTCACCCATACTTTTTAGAACATAAAAATGCATTGTATAAATTTGTTAAAAAAGGAGCTATTGTACAATTATCTTCAGATAGTATTATTGGTAAAAACGGCAAGCCTGCAAAAAAAGCTGCGATGCAGTTTATTGAACGTAACCTTGCTCATGTGATTGCTTCTGGTGCAAGCTTGGATAACTACAAGCAGCATTCATTGCGTCAGGCTTATGATGTAATCACAAAAGAAAAAGGAGCTGAGACGGCTCAGCTGCTGATGCAAAATGCTGAAGCTACATTTAATGGTCAAGGTATTCAAATTTTACCGCCTGAACGCATCAAAAAAACAAAATTCCTAGGGATCTTTTAATATTTCCCTTTGTACCCTGATTAACATTCGTTTAATCGGGGTATTTGCATACAAAGACCTATTTCAGTCCCTTCTTTTCTCATTATTATTTGGAGTTATTTTACAGATTATGTTTGCGTTTTCACATAGAATAATAGTAAAATATTGTTAGTTAAGTGGAGAACAGGAAAGGACGCGGTTTTCCGGGGTTCGTGGTGGTAAATGTCGAGAAGAATACATAGTTTCATATGAGAAATCGTCGTAGAATAGAGCTATACAAAACGCAGGAGGGGAATAAAGTGATTGATATTCATACGTACATATTGCCTAATATCGATAGCGGACCTGAGGAAGTAGACGGCTTTTTGAAGATGGCACGCTCCTTAGCGGATCAAGGTGTTCAGTCTGTTGTGGCGACGCCGCTTTATGATAGTGATCAAGAGTTTATGAAACACCATTTATTTCTCTATGTGAATGCAGCTAATGAATGGCTCACAAATTCATATATTCCTCTTCAAGTATTACCAGGTCAGCTTGTCCCTTTATCGCCTCAACTTCTGCGAAACTATGAGCGAAATCAGCTTCTTACGCTTAATCACACCGATAAATATTTGTTTCTTTCACTGCCTGAATATGATGTCTCACCTTATTTTGAAAATATACTGTATGATCTTCTAACAAAAGGCGTTGTGCCAATTCTTCGTTCACCAGAATGTCATCCGATTTTTCGAGATCATCCTGAGCGTTTGTATGAGCTTGTTAAAAAAGGCGTACTCGTTCAGCTAAGTGCCGCTAGTATTCTCGGTTTAAACGGAAAGAAAGAAAAAAAAGCGGCGTTTACGTTTATTAAATACCGCTTGGCCCACGTGATTGCCTCTGGCGTTCATGCTCGCAATTACCACGACTATTCACTTTCAAAAGCGTATGATTACATTTCCGATATATACGGTGCTTCAGAACTTTACTTTTTTATTGAAAATGCGGAAGCAATTATCGATGGTCGTCCGGTTCATCAATTAGAGCCTGAGCCGATGAAAAAATTTAGTTTATTTAAATTATTCAGCTGAAAACAAGGGACT
This genomic interval carries:
- a CDS encoding LytR family transcriptional regulator, translated to METEQDLQRKRRKRKSKKKKGFKIALAIILLLILGVGIYGYSVYSSVANTLNRTHDPLSREKSEKRSEKVSLAKHDPISILLLGVDQRGADRGRSDSLMLLTVNPDKQSVKMVSIPRDTRTEIVGKGTQDKINHAYAYGGVDMSINTVENFLDVPIDYYVQVNMESFKDIVDAVGGVTVNNTLDFTYEGHHFEKGTLELNGENALKYSRMRYDDPRGDFGRQSRQQQIIQAVIDEGASIKSLTNYGTILDAIGDNVKTNLTFNDMKEIQSNYKEARNNVEHIQINGTGKKINGIYYYEVLDAERTKISQTLKENLNLR
- a CDS encoding SGNH/GDSL hydrolase family protein yields the protein MKVMVNIIAIIVLIGTIIGGKLYWNKQTSAGTSTLVETAVASNEMASKTKNRSWEEYTKNLPKSVVAKLKEAEKSGKPMNLLIVGSQATSTDSTGWPAMLKETLKNTYGSLINVKVLEYKDTTTLDFVRNKEYEDIIKEKPDVLLCEPFLLNDNGIVGITNTLDNLNVIMSHLTNSNSNLVTILQPSQPIYNASNYPKEADALKDFAEEKGYEYLNHWSAWPDYRSDKILDYLIQKQHVPAKKGNKAWASYLKEYFTAS
- a CDS encoding CpsD/CapB family tyrosine-protein kinase, which gives rise to MARKKNQVNDKTLTVKRRLVAHTNPKLPVAEQYRTIRSNIQFSSLDEDIRSLVMTSAGPGEGKSTTATNLAIVYAQQGKRVLLVDADLRKPTAHFSFRLENHIGFTNVLTKKTKLLDAVHQTDIPNLLVLTSGPIPPNPSELLGSKNMDELLQTMYDNFDFIVFDTPPTLAVTDAQVLSNKAEATILVVSSGATDRNAAQKAKELLTNAKAKLLGVILNNRKIESGDYYYYYGSN
- a CDS encoding CpsB/CapC family capsule biosynthesis tyrosine phosphatase, which translates into the protein MSEPECHPYFLEHKNALYKFVKKGAIVQLSSDSIIGKNGKPAKKAAMQFIERNLAHVIASGASLDNYKQHSLRQAYDVITKEKGAETAQLLMQNAEATFNGQGIQILPPERIKKTKFLGIF
- a CDS encoding tyrosine-protein phosphatase, whose product is MIDIHTYILPNIDSGPEEVDGFLKMARSLADQGVQSVVATPLYDSDQEFMKHHLFLYVNAANEWLTNSYIPLQVLPGQLVPLSPQLLRNYERNQLLTLNHTDKYLFLSLPEYDVSPYFENILYDLLTKGVVPILRSPECHPIFRDHPERLYELVKKGVLVQLSAASILGLNGKKEKKAAFTFIKYRLAHVIASGVHARNYHDYSLSKAYDYISDIYGASELYFFIENAEAIIDGRPVHQLEPEPMKKFSLFKLFS